A single genomic interval of Prunus dulcis chromosome 5, ALMONDv2, whole genome shotgun sequence harbors:
- the LOC117628082 gene encoding alpha-dioxygenase 2, with translation MAFFLSSSSNFVHPQLQPIVAKMTLLDTLFFYVIHFVDKLGIWHRLPVFMGLAYLGIRRHLHQRYNLLHVGRINGQKYDTERLSYRTADGTCNHPHDHLVGSQGTCFGRNMPPSTSPYGLLEPHPAIVASKLLARKKFVDNGKQFNMIACSWIQFMIHDWVDHLEDTEQVEIKAPEEIATGCPLKSFKFYKTKKVPTASTSSDSDCLNARTPWWDGSVIYGNNMEGMQRVRTFKDGKLKISGDGLLEHDEDGIPISGDVRNCWAGFSLLQALFAKEHNAVCDMLKVHYPDLDDEKLYRHARLVTSAVIAKIHTIDWTVELLKTDTLLAGMRINWYGFLGKRFKDLHGHILGPILNGLVGLKKPRDHGVPYSLTEEFVSVYRMHALLPDKLILRDIESTASEDKCPPILEEVLMRDMAGKEGERRLSTIGMEQMLVSMGHQACGAITLWNYPSWMRNLIAHDVNGEDRADPVDMAALEIYRDRERGVARYNEFKRNLLMIPINKWEDLTDDKEVVEALKEVYGDDVEKLDLQVGLHAEKKIKGFAISETAFFIFLLIASRRLEADRFFTTNFNSKTYTEKGLEWVNKTETLKDVIDRHFPDMTRRWMKCSSAFSVWDWEPNPESYIPLYLRPAP, from the exons ATGgccttctttctctcttcttcttctaactTCGTTCATCCCCAACTCCAGCCTATTGTAGCCAAAATGACTCTCCTTGACACCTTGTTCTTCTAT GTTATTCATTTTGTGGACAAGCTGGGAATATGGCACAGACTACCAGTTTTCATGGGACTTGCTTACTTGGGTATCAGAAGGCACTTGCACCAGCGTTACAATCTTTTGCATGTAGGGAGAATCAACGGTCAGAAATACGATACCGAAAGACTGTCCTATCGAACGGCTGACGGGACATGCAATCACCCTCATGATCATCTGGTCGGGAGCCAAGGAACCTGTTTCGGTCGCAACATGCCTCCCTCAACCTCACCCTATGGG TTGCTGGAGCCTCACCCTGCAATTGTAGCCTCCAAGCTTTTGGCCAGGAAGAAATTCGTAGACAATGGGAAGCAGTTCAACATGATAGCCTGTTCATGGATACAATTCATGATTCATGATTGGGTTGATCATTTGGAGGACACTGAGCAG GTGGAAATTAAAGCTCCTGAAGAAATCGCAACAGGGTGCCCTCTGAAATCATTCAAGTTTTATAAGACCAAGAAAGTTCCCACGGCTTCAACTTCTTCAGACTCGGATTGCTTGAATGCAAGGACTCCCTGGTG GGATGGGAGTGTAATTTATGGGAATAACATGGAGGGCATGCAAAGAGTAAGGACATTCAAAGATGGAAAGTTGAAGATTTCAGGAGATGGCCTTCTAGAGCATGATGAGGATGGTATTCCTATCTCCGGTGATGTTCGAAATTGCTGGGCTGGCTTCTCCCTCCTGCAAGCATTATTTGCCAAAGAACATAATGCTGTATGTGATATGCTAAAA GTACATTACCCAGATTTGGATGATGAGAAGCTGTACAGGCATGCAAGACTGGTCACTTCAGCTGTCATTGCTAAAATCCACACAATTGATTGGACTGTAGAGCTCTTAAAGACTGATACTCTTCTGGCAGGGATGAGGATCAACTG GTATGGATTTTTGGGGAAGAGATTTAAAGATTTACATGGACATATATTAGGACCAATACTTAATGGATTGGTTGGCCTAAAGAAGCCCAGAGATCATGGAGTTCCCTATTCGCTGACTGAAGAGTTTGTAAGTGTGTACAGAATGCATGCCCTGCTACCAGATAAACTCATCCTTAGGGACATTGAGTCTACAGCTTCTGAAGACAAATGTCCTCCAATACTTGAAGA GGTGCTTATGAGAGATATGGCGGGTAAGGAGGGAGAACGAAGACTGTCGACAATTGGAATGGAGCAGATGCTCGTATCGATGGGTCACCAGGCATGTGGAGCTATCACATTATGGAATTATCCATCATGGATGAGGAACCTCATTGCACATGATGTTAATGGAGAAGATAGAGCCGATCCAGTTGATATGGCTGCATTAGAAA TTTatagagacagagagagaggagttgCCCGGTACAACGAGTTCAAAAGGAACCTGCTGATGATTCCTATTAACAAGTGGGAAGATTTGACAGATGATAAAGAAGTTGTTGAGGCTCTGAAGGAGGTGTATGGAGATGATGTGGAGAAGCTTGATTTGCAAGTGGGTCTACATGCAGAGAAGAAGATAAAGGGCTTTGCCATTAGTGAGACAgctttcttcatctttctaCTTATTGCATCAAG GAGGCTAGAAGCTGATCGTTTCTTCACAACCAATTTCAACTCCAAAACATACACAGAGAAAGGCCTTGAATGGGTTAACAAGACAGAGACTTTGAAGGATGTGATTGATAGGCATTTCCCTGATATGACAAGAAGATGGATGAAGTGTTCAAGTGCCTTTTCAGTATGGGATTGGGAGCCAAACCCAGAAAGCTATATACCCTTATATTTGAGACCAGCTCCATAA
- the LOC117628452 gene encoding uncharacterized protein LOC117628452 translates to MSPLTGSEEDQFSGSDREEEEEDDDEDFDEDMEAIRRACMLTGTNPDDLNPNNNNNNHGGGDPRHASGSGSESDSDEGDDDIELLRKIRSRFSNISDFCEPLSLKPLSSLPPAVSDDEEDDFQTLLSVQKRFAAYQNDTCKPVKETCNEIAHESSQGTEDVCEAIHPLSDNAEGQPSASIELQQSDSCRPSTLPAKYSTFPKSAQVFMDAIKKNRSSQKFLRSKLVQIEAKIEENRKLKERVKILKDFQVSCKKRTGEALSQKKDPRVQLILVNRPRKFRDLKAHDKKISAMFYGPEENSHVANYRMTLTKFLHSLDRKKWSKAEKKALEKGIRQQFQEMVLQFSVHESSCSEGPYGDSNHIDDILASIKDLEITPEKIREFLPKVNWEQLASMYIVGRSGGECEARWLNWEDPLINHKSWTAKEDKNLLHLVQEKGIDNWFNIAVLLGTNRTPFQCLARYQRSLNASILKREWTKDEDARLRSAVEALGEGDWQSVASALEGRTGSQCSNRWKKSLHPTRKREGRWTPEEDKRLKVAQMLFGPKNWNKTAQFVPGRTQAQCRDRYVNSLEPSLKWGEWTEEEDSRLREAIAEYGYCWSKVAACVPRRTDNMCWRRWKVLFPDDVCLLKEEKRIRKAALMCNFVDRETERPALGPNDFHPPIVTSTKTLTYSRKQKGKLSKVSKKIRSRRQKKGQSCSKVSEIDNFDKVETCDGHDASNTKNKVRKQRRIRHKGTHCEQDTHKEPREMSCSDQIVGTSDGDDTTLACFLRNKSKKRKLGPVPSINGKKKRKLVASDSAVQECPANSIEKGSEVHPEMNKVCDGNQIVSFRKDDEFMVHCDDRISERMPPCSVQSSHLNGNIMASDKEPDGLKLVSGRKAGLQEPVRKVVGIDPESDGDIDDVVLASWRKKKLKKRHPQTAKSGPHACPPSGVTTRSEPLPKRVDQSNDRSQVPFVAVGNEPGAVDIGKQHRVDHCGTVREIVNIGAEGDHEAGDTTLACFLRNKSKNRQRQSRRGDNQKPR, encoded by the exons ATGTCTCCTCTCACCGGAAGCGAAGAGGACCAGTTTTCCGGCAGCgatagagaagaagaagaagaagatgacgaCGAAGATTTCGACGAGGACATGGAAGCCATAAGGCGTGCCTGTATGCTCACCGGCACGAACCCCGACGACCTCAaccccaacaacaacaacaacaaccacGGCGGCGGCGACCCCCGCCACGCCTCCGGTTCAGGGTCCGAATCCGACTCCGACGAAGGCGACGATGACATTGAGTTGCTCCGGAAAATAAGGAGTCGATTCTCGAATATTTCCGATTTTTGCGAGCCTCTGTCTCTGAAGCCTTTGAGTTCATTGCCGCCTGCTGTCTCCGACGACGAAGAGGACGATTTCCAAACGCTTCTTTCCGTTCAGAAACGTTTCGCAGCCTACCAAAACG ATACTTGCAAACCAGTGAAGGAAACTTGCAATGAAATTGCTCATGAAAGTTCTCAGGGTACTGAAGATGTATGTGAGGCCATCCATCCACTGAGTGACAATGCTGAGGGACAGCCTTCCGCTTCGATTGAGTTGCAACAATCTGATTCTTGCAGGCCATCTACGTTGCCAGCCAAATACTCAACCTTCCCAAAGTCTGCTCAGGTGTTTATGGATGCCATTAAGAAGAATAGGTCCAGTCAGAAGTTTCTCCGGAGTAAGTTGGTCCAAATTGAAGCAAAAATTGAGGAGAACAGAAAACTGAAGGAACGTGTCAAAATCCTTAAAGACTTTCAAGTTTCTTGCAAAAAACGAACAGGGGAGGCATTGTCCCAAAAGAAGGATCCTCGTGTCCAGTTAATTTTGGTGAACAGGCCAAGGAAGTTTAGGGATTTAAAG GCTCATGACAAAAAGATCTCAGCTATGTTTTATGGCCCAGAAGAGAATTCACATGTTGCTAACTACAGAATGACATTGACGAAATTTCTGCATTCATTAGATCGAAAAAAATGGTCAAAGGCAGAAAAGAAAGCCCTTGAAAAGGGAATAAGACAACAATTTCAAGAAATGGTGCTTCAGTTTTCTGTACATGAATCGAG TTGTTCTGAGGGACCTTATGGAGACTCTAATCATATCGATGACATTTTGGCTTCAATCAAAGATCTTGAAATTACCCCAGAAAAAATTAGAGAATTCCTGCCTAAGGTTAACTGGGAGCAGTTGGCTTCCATGTATATCGTTGGTCGTTCTGGTGGAGAATGTGAAGCAAG GTGGTTGAACTGGGAGGATCCTTTAATCAATCACAAATCATGGACCGCGAAGGAGGACAAGAATCTTCTGCATCTTGTCCAGGAGAAGGGGATTGATAATTGGTTTAATATTGCAGTATTGTTGGGGACAAACAGGACTCCGTTTCAGTGCTTGGCACGCTATCAAAGGAGCCTAAATGCTTCCATACTGAAACGGGAGTGGACCAAAGATGAGGATGCAAGACTTCGCTCAGCTGTAGAAGCTTTGGGTGAAGGTGATTGGCAATCTGTTGCTTCTGCTTTGGAAGGACGGACTGGTTCCCAATGCTCTAATAG ATGGAAGAAATCTCTTCATCCAACCAGGAAAAGAGAAGGTAGGTGGACTCCAGAGGAAGACAAACGTCTGAAAGTGGCTCAAATGCTCTTTGGCCCCAAAAATTGGAATAAAACAGCTCAATTTGTGCCTGGTCGAACTCAGGCACAGTGTAGAGATAG ATATGTCAACTCTTTAGAACCTTCTTTGAAGTGGGGTGAATGGACTGAAGAAGAGGACTCAAGATTGAGAGAAGCCATTGCAGAATATGGATATTGCTGGTCCAAAGTTGCTGCATGTGTGCCTAGACGTACTGATAATATGTGCTGGAG GAGATGGAAGGTGTTATTTCCAGATGACGTGTGCTTGctcaaagaagagaaaagaataagaaagGCGGCTCTTATGTGCAACTTTGTTGATCGGGAGACAGAACGTCCAGCCCTTGGCCCTAATGATTTTCATCCGCCAATTGTTACTTCAACCAAAACTTTAACTTATTCTAGGAAGCAGAAAGGAAAATTAAG CAAAGTTTCGAAGAAGATTAGATCCAGGAGGCAAAAAAAGGGTCAAAGTTGTTCCAAGGTATCTGAGATAGATAATTTTGATAAGGTTGAGACATGTGATGGACATGATGCCTCAAATACAAAGAATAAAGTTCGTAAACAGCGACGAATAAGGCACAAAGGTACTCATTGTGAGCAGGATACACACAAAGAACCTAGGGAAATGTCTTGTTCAGATCAGATTGTAGGAACATCAGATGGAGACGATACTACACTTGCTTGCTTTCTACGCaataaatcaaagaagagaaagcttGGCCCTGTCCCCTCAATcaatggaaaaaagaagagaaagcttGTAGCTTCTGATTCTGCTGTTCAGGAGTGCCCCGCAAACAGTATAGAGAAGGGATCTGAAGTGCATCCTGAAATGAATAAAGTTTGCGATGGAAATCAAATAGTCTCTTTCCGGAAAGATGATGAGTTTATGGTCCATTGTGATGATAGAATTTCAGAAAGAATGCCACCTTGCAGCGTGCAGTCTAGTCATTTGAATGGTAACATCATGGCTAGTGACAAGGAGCCTGATGGACTAAAGTTAGTCAGTGGGCGGAAGGCTGGCTTACAAGAACCTGTGAGGAAAGTGGTGGGCATTGATCCAGAAAGTGATGGTGATATTGATGATGTTGTTCTTGCTTCCtggaggaaaaagaaattgaagaagaggCACCCTCAAACTGCCAAAAGCGGTCCTCACGCTTGCCCTCCCTCAGGTGTAACGACAAGATCAGAGCCGCTTCCAAAAAGAGTAGATCAGTCTAATGATCGAAGCCAAGTGCCCTTTGTGGCTGTTGGTAATGAGCCTGGTGCAGTAGATATAGGAAAACAACATAGGGTTGATCATTGTGGAACTGTGAGGGAAATAGTGAACATTGGCGCAGAAGGTGATCATGAGGCTGGTGATACAACACTTGCTTGCTTTCTGCGAAATAAATCAAAGAACAGGCAGCGTCAGTCTCGCAGAGGTGATAACCAGAAGCCAAGGTGA
- the LOC117628818 gene encoding peroxisome biogenesis protein 3-2, which translates to MLSLRGFWRRHRRKLYVTAGVLGSGYLLYKLYNAHRQRLADLDTELEHERDRNEELIKAQMQAHFENIQRIADTTTLPHAMQYLNSRIAEELDLSHLTDRLMQAKGQSTSAEKLELWDRLKILSFTRMVLSLWAMTILSLYIRVQVNILGRHLYIDTARGLGSSLLIEDADLIHRDDQQKFLASSDFLARYGMPALISNIQAAATEVLKGKQLRDSFNATVLRATVMQILDKFMSTGDPHHWVNYLMPEDARALELATAFSNDNTLLPDVTKFEQLMVETRAVISSDEFGSVADIALRAVVDTVIEDMGAQPGGVQLAKVLARVARMGPTVLEEPSKFIQIILNVPEVERFFTLIYSSMQIS; encoded by the exons ATGCTTTCTTTAAG GGGATTTTGGAGAAGGCATAGGAGGAAGTTGTATGTTACAGCTGGTGTTTTAGGAAGTGGATATCTTCTGTATAAACTGTATAATGCTCACAGACAAAGGCTTGCTGACCTGGATACCGAACTCGAGCATGAACGAGATAGAAATGAAGAGCTTATCAAGGCCCA AATGCAAGCCCATTTTGAGAACATACAAAGAATTGCTGATACAACTACGTTGCCTCATGCAAtgcaatatttaaatagtCGGATAGCTGAAGAGTTAGACCTTTCTCACCTTACCGACAGGTTAATGCAAGCGAAGGGCCAATCAACATCTGCGGAGAAACTTGAATTATGGGATAGACTGAAAATTCTAA GTTTCACGAGAATGGTGTTGTCGTTGTGGGCAATGACGATCCTTAGCTTATATATTAGAGTTCAAGTCAATATATTAGGGAGACATTTATATATTGATACTGCCCGTGGTCTTGGAAGCTCTCTTTTAATT GAGGATGCTGATCTCATTCATAGGGATGACCAGCAGAAGTTTCTAGCAAGTTCTGATTTTCTCGCCAGGTATGGCATGCCTGCTTTAATTTCAAACATCCAGGCAGCAGCAACAGAAGTTCTTAAGGG AAAGCAGCTAAGGGATTCCTTCAATGCCACAGTTCTTCGTGCAACTGTCATGCAAATACTTGACAAGTTCATGAGCACAGGAGATCCCCATCACTGGGTGAACTACTTGATGCCAGAGGATGCTCGTGCACTTGAACTAGCCACTGCCTTCAGCAATGATAACACACTTCTACCAGATGTCACCAAATTTGAACAACTTATGGTGGAGACACGGGCAGTAATATCAAG TGATGAATTTGGGAGTGTTGCTGACATAGCATTGAGAGCAGTGGTGGATACTGTGATAGAGGACATGGGTGCTCAACCCGGAGGAGTTCAACTTGCCAAAGTTTTGGCACGGGTAGCACGGATGGGTCCTACAGTCCTTGAAGAACCAAGCAAATTCATCCAAATCATTCTAAATGTACCAGAAGTTGAGCGCTTTTTCACTCTCATCTATTCAAGTATGCAAATCTCATAG
- the LOC117627272 gene encoding guanine nucleotide-binding protein subunit beta-like protein gives MAETLVLRGTMRAHTDMVTAIAIPIDNSEMIVSASRDKSIILWHLTKDEKTYGVPRRRLTGHSHFVQDVVLSSDGQFALSGSWDGELRLWDLALGVSARRFVGHTKDVLSVAFSIDNRQIVSASRDRTIKLWNTLGECKFTIQDQDGHGDWVSCVRFSPNTLQPTIVSASWDKTVKVWNLTNCKLRCTLEGHNGYVNTVAVSPDGSLCASGGKDGVILLWDLAEGKMLYSLGAGAIIHALCFSPNRYWLCAATEQSIKIWDLESKQIVEDLKVDLKTEAEKTEDTHAATAYKKKVIYCTSLNWSADGSTLFSGYSDGVIRVWGIGR, from the exons ATGGCAGAAACTCTCGTTCTCCGCGGAACCATGAGGGCTCACACCGACATGGTCACAGCCATCGCCATTCCGATCGACAACTCTGAGATGATCGTCTCGGCATCGCGCGACAAGTCTATCATCCTCTGGCACCTTACCAAGGATGAGAAGACTTACGGTGTTCCCCGCCGCAGGCTAACAGGCCACTCTCACTTCGTCCAGGACGTCGTCCTCTCATCCGACGGCCAGTTCGCGCTCTCTGGATCCTGGGACGGCGAGCTTCGCCTCTGGGACTTGGCTCTTGGCGTCTCTGCTCGCCGCTTTGTGGGCCATACCAAGGACGTTCTCTCCGTGGCCTTCTCGATTGACAACCGTCAGATCGTCTCGGCGTCCCGCGACCGTACGATCAAACTGTGGAACACTCTTGGTGAGTGCAAGTTCACTATCCAGGACCAAGACGGGCATGGTGATTGGGTCAGCTGCGTCCGCTTCAGCCCCAATACACTGCAGCCCACCATCGTATCCGCCTCGTGGGACAAGACTGTCAAAGTGTGGAACTTGACCAACTGTAAGCTGAGGTGCACCCTTGAAGGGCACAATGGGTATGTGAACACAGTGGCGGTTTCTCCTGATGGTTCATTGTGCGCCAGCGGAGGGAAAGATGGAGTGATTTTGCTGTGGGATTTGGCAGAAGGCAAGATGCTTTACTCACTTGGTGCTGGTGCTATTATTCACGCTCTCTGCTTCAGTCCCAACAGGTACTGGTTGTGCGCGGCAACTGAACAAAGCATTAAGATCTGGGATTTGGAGAGCAAGCAAATCGTTGAGGATTTGAAGGTTGATCTCAAAACTGAGGCTGAGAAGACAGAGGATACCCATGCTGCTACTGCTTACAAGAAGAAG GTTATTTACTGTACAAGTTTGAACTGGAGTGCCGATGGGAGCACCCTGTTCAGCGGCTACTCCGATGGGGTAATCAGAGTTTGGGGCATTGGCCGCTAG